One stretch of Passer domesticus isolate bPasDom1 chromosome 2, bPasDom1.hap1, whole genome shotgun sequence DNA includes these proteins:
- the IL18BP gene encoding interleukin-18-binding protein isoform X1, whose translation MYRSGARTAWGDTSHDLSDPGGRMLGEPLGSPAWILLLCWGLAACCTGAMALQPPSITTLRMPAELPRPGESVTVSCEAWSELPELTLLYWLENGFFVESLHPDGAVREGTVQEEPQGSGWALRRDLHFSSFSSQHLHTNFTCVVLSPLGVGTREVRWPSQALAPVTGKSGGLG comes from the exons ATGTACCGGAGCGGGGCGCGGACAGCCTGGGGAGACACCAGCCACGACCTGAGTGACCCCGGGGGGAGGATGCTGGGGG AGCCCCTGGGAAGCCCTGCCTggatcctgctgctctgctggggcctGGCTGCTTGCTGCACAG GTGCCATGGCTTTGCAGCCGCCCAGCATCACCACCCTGCGGATGCCAGCAGAGCTTCCTCGGCCAG GGGAGAGTGTGACTGTGTCATGTGAAGCGTGGAGTGAGCTGCCAGAGCTGACACTGCTCTACTGGCTGGAGAACGGCTTCTTCGTGGAGAGCCTGCACCCGGACGGGGCTGTGCGCGAGGGGACAGTGCA AGAGGAGCCGCAGGGCTCGGGGTGGGCCCTGCGCCGTGACCTGcacttcagctccttcagcagcCAGCACCTGCACACCAACTTCACCTGCGTGGTGCTCAGCCCCCTCGGTGTCGGCACCAGGGAGGTGCGATGGCCGTCCCAGGCACTGGCCCCTGTCACTGGGAAGAGCGGGGGCCTGGGCTGA
- the IL18BP gene encoding interleukin-18-binding protein isoform X2 gives MYRSGARTAWGDTSHDLSDPGGRMLGEPLGSPAWILLLCWGLAACCTGAMALQPPSITTLRMPAELPRPGESVTVSCEAWSELPELTLLYWLENGFFVESLHPDGAVREGTVHSMSQPSLL, from the exons ATGTACCGGAGCGGGGCGCGGACAGCCTGGGGAGACACCAGCCACGACCTGAGTGACCCCGGGGGGAGGATGCTGGGGG AGCCCCTGGGAAGCCCTGCCTggatcctgctgctctgctggggcctGGCTGCTTGCTGCACAG GTGCCATGGCTTTGCAGCCGCCCAGCATCACCACCCTGCGGATGCCAGCAGAGCTTCCTCGGCCAG GGGAGAGTGTGACTGTGTCATGTGAAGCGTGGAGTGAGCTGCCAGAGCTGACACTGCTCTACTGGCTGGAGAACGGCTTCTTCGTGGAGAGCCTGCACCCGGACGGGGCTGTGCGCGAGGGGACAGTGCA